Genomic window (Streptomyces liliiviolaceus):
ACGCCGGAGAGGCTGAAACGTATTCAGCCCGTCCGGCGTTTGAGGACGAGCGCGCAGCGCGATACGGGGGCGAGGGGCGCAGCCCCATGCGTGGACGGGGACGGGTAGGGGCGGCGGGGGCGAGGGAAACGCCCCTACCGGGGCTCCGGTGGCCGCTGGCGCGGCATGTTCGGCCGCGCCCCCGGCGGCAGCGACGCCCGCCCGACCGACGAGGCGTCCCGAACAGACCCACCCCCGCCCCCACCCCCACCCACCCGCAGAGCCATCGGCGCCACCCCGCTCCGGAACTCCACCATCCAGTCCACGGTCTCCACCCGCACCAACTCCGTCACGTCCTCGGAGAACCGCCGCAGCACGGCGAGGCACCGCTCGGCGGCCTCCCCGGCGGTCCCCTCGGCCGGCCCGAGAACCTCCCGCACGCACTCGGACGCCCAGTCGAACTGGAGGACCTGCAACCGCCGCTGCACGGCCTGAGCGGTCGCCACGTCCCGCATCCACCCGGAGGTCACCCCGAAGAAGCGGTCCCCCGCGGCGCAGGCGACCGCCACCAGCAGCGCCAGATACCCCCAGGCGGCGCCCCCGCCGAGCACCCCGGCGAGATCCAGCAGGGGCAGCCCGGCCGCGCCGAGCGCCCCCGCGGCGGCCCCGGCCCGCAGGGCCCGCGCCCCCCGCCGCTTCCACACCCGGTCGGCGAGATACCAGTACGTGGTGGTGAGCGCCCCCGCCTCCACCCACCGGTAGAGCTCGTCCAGCCGTTCGGCCGGTTCGCCCCAGTCGCCGAGGGGGAAGGCCCGCCCCATCAGATCGCCGGGCTCCACCGGACCGTCGCCCCGGCCGCCCTGGGCCGGCCCCTCGGGCTGCATGTCCGGCTGGCTCACCCGACACTCCCTCACTGTGACGTTGTGTGACGGTGACGTGGCGCGTGGTGCTGATGCGCCGCACCCTTACTACCGCCCCATGGGTGGTGACCGTCCTGCTTTCGGGGCTTTTCCGCTCGGATGTGGGCCCTGGTCAGGTATAGGCCAAGTCGGCCTCTCACTCGAAAGAGTGCCGGGGCGACGGCCCGGTGGACCACGTAGGCTCGTGCCAAGGCGGAATTCACGCCGGAAAGCCGTATCCGAAGCCAGTACTCACCGCAGTACTCACAGCCGTACGAACCAGGAGCTGATCGTGATTCCCGGTGGTGGCCAGCCCAATATGCAGCAGCTGCTCCAGCAGGCCCAGAAGATGCAGCAGGACCTCGCGAACGCCCAGGAGGAGCTGGCGCGCACCGAGGTCGACGGTCAGGCGGGCGGCGGCCTGGTGAAGGCGACGGTGACGGGCTCGGGCGAACTGCGCGGCCTGGTCATCGACCCGAAGGCCGTCGACCCCGAGGACACCGAGACCCTCGCCGATCTGATCGTCGCGGCGGTCCAGGCGGCCAACGAGAACGCCCAGGCGCTCCAGCAGCAGAAGCTCGGCCCGCTCGCACAGGGGCTCGGCGGCGGCAGCGGCATCCCCGGCCTGCCGTTCTAAGTCAACCCGGCGGTCCCTTCTAAGAAGGCCGACCGCCAACTACCGTACGTACGAAGAGAGCAAGCGCGACTACGGTACGTACCGAGAGTCCGTGGGAACAGGAAGGCAATCCGTGTACGAAGGCGTGGTCCAGGACCTCATCGACGAGCTGGGGCGGCTGCCCGGCGTCGGTCCCAAGAGCGCGCAGCGGATCGCCTTCCACATCCTCCAGGCGGAGCCGACGGACGTGCGCCGTCTCGCGCAGTGCCTCATGGAGGTCAAGGCGAAGGTCCGCTTCTGCGCCACCTGCGGGAACGTGGCGCAGGAGGAGCTGTGCAACATCTGCCGCGACCCGCGCCGCGACCTCTCGGTCATCTGCGTGGTCGAGGAGCCGAAGGACGTGGTCGCCGTCGAGCGGACCCGCGAGTTCCGGGGCAAGTACCACGTGCTCGGCGGTGCGATCAGCCCGATCGAGGGTGTGGGCCCGGACGACCTGCGCATCAGGGAGCTGCTGGCGCGGCTCGCCGACGGCGCGGTCACGGAGCTGATCCTGGCCACCGACCCGAACCTGGAGGGCGAGGCCACGGCCACCTATCTCGCCCGCATGATCAAGCCCATGGGCCTCAAGGTGACCCGCCTCGCCAGCGGGCTGCCGGTGGGCGGCGACCTGGAGTACGCCGACGAGGTCACCCTGGGACGCGCCTTCGAGGGAAGGCGGCTGCTGGATGTCTGAACGACTGGTTGATGTACGGACGAAGTTCTTGAGGAAGGCCGGCTTCTAGATGTCTGACGCCACGCTGCACGCGACCGATCCCGACCCCGACGACTT
Coding sequences:
- a CDS encoding SLATT domain-containing protein; this encodes MSQPDMQPEGPAQGGRGDGPVEPGDLMGRAFPLGDWGEPAERLDELYRWVEAGALTTTYWYLADRVWKRRGARALRAGAAAGALGAAGLPLLDLAGVLGGGAAWGYLALLVAVACAAGDRFFGVTSGWMRDVATAQAVQRRLQVLQFDWASECVREVLGPAEGTAGEAAERCLAVLRRFSEDVTELVRVETVDWMVEFRSGVAPMALRVGGGGGGGGSVRDASSVGRASLPPGARPNMPRQRPPEPR
- a CDS encoding YbaB/EbfC family nucleoid-associated protein, producing the protein MIPGGGQPNMQQLLQQAQKMQQDLANAQEELARTEVDGQAGGGLVKATVTGSGELRGLVIDPKAVDPEDTETLADLIVAAVQAANENAQALQQQKLGPLAQGLGGGSGIPGLPF
- the recR gene encoding recombination mediator RecR; the protein is MYEGVVQDLIDELGRLPGVGPKSAQRIAFHILQAEPTDVRRLAQCLMEVKAKVRFCATCGNVAQEELCNICRDPRRDLSVICVVEEPKDVVAVERTREFRGKYHVLGGAISPIEGVGPDDLRIRELLARLADGAVTELILATDPNLEGEATATYLARMIKPMGLKVTRLASGLPVGGDLEYADEVTLGRAFEGRRLLDV